The nucleotide sequence CCGTGGTGCAACTGGGCTGCAACAACGGCCGCGAGAGCCTGTCGCTGTTTGCGCTGGGCGCGGATAGCGTGGTGGGGGTGGACCAGTCGGCGGCGTTTCTCGAACAGGCTCGGGAGCTTGCGGCCCGCTCGCCGCACCCGGCCCGGTTCATCGAGGCCGACATCCATCACCTGCCGGATGAACTGCGCGAGCGCTTCGATGTGGCCCTGATCACCATCGGCGTATTGGGCTGGATGCCGGATGTTGGCGAGTTCTTCCGTCACGTTGCAAGCGTCCTCAAGCCCGGTGGCGTGCTGGTGGTGTACGAAACCCATCCGTTCCTGGAAATGTTCGACCCCGAGGCCGCCGACCCTTATCGCCTGGACAGCTCCTACTTTCGCCGCGAGCCGTTCGTGCAAAACCAGCCGATCGTCTACGAAGGCAAGGTCGATCAACCGGCGGCGACGTCCTACTGGTTCGTCCACACCCTGGGCGACCTCTTCACCGCCGCCATCGCGGCGGGCCTGCAGATCAGCCATTTCCAGGAATATCCGCATTCCAACCGTGAAGAGCTGTATGACCGATATCAGCAACAGACCGCGCAATTGCCGATGTGTTTTACCTGGGTGGCGGTGAAACACCTGTAGGAGCGAGCTTGCTCGCGATGGGCGTGAACGATAACGCTGACTGTCTGGAGGGCCGCGGTGCCTGATCCGCCATCGCGAGCAATCGAGCGTCGACCGGCTGCTCCTACAGGGGATCTGCTTTAGGAAAGCCCTTGTGTTTACTGGGGAGAGGAAGGCGAGACGGTGTATTCAGATTGCTGAATGATTTCCGAATGGCCTGGTTGTGCGCGCAAGTCGATTCCAAGTGCATGGACGACTTTCAACACGGTCTCGAAACGGGGCTTGGCACCGGGCGCGAACGCTTTGCACAGGCTCTCGCGCCCCATGCCTGATTCCTTGGCAATCTGTGTCATGCCGCGAGCCTTCACCACGTAGCCGATAGCCCGGAGAAACTCCTCGTTATCGCCGTCTGCCAGTACCTGGGACAGGTATTCGCTGATGGCTTCATCGCTGTCCAGCAGCGCTGCCATATCAAATGCAGTCAAAGTCTGGCTCATGGCTAAACCTCCTTGGCCAATTTTTTTGCACGCCTAATGTCAGCGGCTTGCGAGGATTTGTCGCCACCGGCAAGCAGTACAATGACAATGTTATTGCGCAGCGTGAAGTAGACCCGATAGCCGGCACCGATGTCCACGCGCATTTCGGAAACGCCTTCACCTACCGATTTCACA is from Pseudomonas sp. MYb118 and encodes:
- a CDS encoding class I SAM-dependent methyltransferase, producing the protein MEMPSNQSAIASNRDAWNDSARHHKENPEWLSLLEQVTQADFSCLDDTLCTVLQQVGVEGKAVVQLGCNNGRESLSLFALGADSVVGVDQSAAFLEQARELAARSPHPARFIEADIHHLPDELRERFDVALITIGVLGWMPDVGEFFRHVASVLKPGGVLVVYETHPFLEMFDPEAADPYRLDSSYFRREPFVQNQPIVYEGKVDQPAATSYWFVHTLGDLFTAAIAAGLQISHFQEYPHSNREELYDRYQQQTAQLPMCFTWVAVKHL
- a CDS encoding addiction module antidote protein, with amino-acid sequence MSQTLTAFDMAALLDSDEAISEYLSQVLADGDNEEFLRAIGYVVKARGMTQIAKESGMGRESLCKAFAPGAKPRFETVLKVVHALGIDLRAQPGHSEIIQQSEYTVSPSSPQ
- a CDS encoding type II toxin-antitoxin system RelE/ParE family toxin, which gives rise to MNYLIQQTTHFATWHSSVRDLRAKMAIARRIDRATTGNLGDVKSVGEGVSEMRVDIGAGYRVYFTLRNNIVIVLLAGGDKSSQAADIRRAKKLAKEV